The Shumkonia mesophila genome contains a region encoding:
- a CDS encoding cytochrome b — protein sequence MASPKWIDATVKWIDYRLPVFTFVDHHLIDYPTPRNLNYWWNFGSLAGIVLVIMIATGIFLAMSYTPHVDYAFASVERIMRDVNYGWLMRYLHMNGATMFFIVVYIHIFRGLYYGSYKAPRELLWIIGVLILFAMMATAFVGYVLPWGQMSFWGATVITNLFSAIPLVGPKIVTWLWGGFAVDNPTLNRFFALHYLLPFVIFGLVFLHLWALHSHKSSNPLGIDVKGEQDTIPFHPYYTAKDSLGLGAFLIVYLAFVFFAPDFFGEPDNYIEANPLQTPPHIVPEWYFLPFYAILRAITFDIWFIPAKLIGVAMMFGSIAVLLVLPWLDTSKVRSARFRPLYKQFFWLFLVDCLALGYIGANPPEGLFVIAGQAATFWYFFHFLVIVPVLGKLERPRPLPESISAAVTRRGVKTGGAS from the coding sequence ATGGCTAGTCCGAAGTGGATTGACGCGACCGTCAAGTGGATCGACTACCGTCTGCCGGTGTTCACCTTCGTCGACCATCACCTGATCGACTACCCGACGCCCCGGAACCTGAACTACTGGTGGAATTTCGGCTCGCTGGCCGGGATCGTGCTGGTCATCATGATCGCCACTGGCATCTTCCTGGCGATGAGCTATACGCCGCACGTGGATTACGCATTTGCCAGCGTCGAGCGGATCATGCGCGACGTCAATTACGGCTGGTTGATGCGCTATCTGCACATGAACGGCGCCACCATGTTCTTCATCGTGGTCTACATCCACATCTTCCGCGGCCTTTATTACGGTTCCTACAAGGCGCCGCGCGAGCTTCTGTGGATCATCGGCGTGCTCATCCTGTTCGCCATGATGGCCACCGCCTTCGTCGGCTACGTGCTGCCCTGGGGCCAGATGAGCTTCTGGGGCGCCACCGTCATCACCAACCTGTTCTCGGCCATTCCACTGGTCGGCCCCAAGATCGTCACCTGGCTGTGGGGCGGATTCGCGGTCGACAACCCGACGTTGAACCGCTTCTTCGCCCTGCACTATCTGCTGCCGTTCGTCATCTTCGGGCTGGTCTTCCTGCACCTGTGGGCGCTGCACAGCCACAAGTCCAGCAATCCCTTGGGCATCGACGTCAAGGGCGAGCAGGACACCATTCCCTTCCACCCCTACTACACGGCCAAGGACTCGCTCGGCCTCGGGGCGTTTCTGATTGTCTACCTGGCTTTCGTCTTCTTCGCTCCCGACTTTTTCGGCGAGCCCGACAACTACATCGAGGCCAACCCGCTGCAGACGCCGCCGCACATCGTGCCGGAATGGTACTTCCTGCCGTTCTACGCGATCCTGCGCGCCATCACGTTCGACATCTGGTTCATTCCGGCCAAGCTGATCGGCGTCGCCATGATGTTCGGCTCCATCGCCGTCCTCCTGGTGCTGCCGTGGCTCGATACCTCGAAGGTGCGCAGCGCCCGCTTCCGGCCCCTCTACAAGCAGTTCTTCTGGCTGTTCCTTGTCGACTGCCTGGCGCTGGGCTACATCGGGGCCAATCCGCCCGAGGGCCTTTTCGTCATCGCCGGGCAGGCGGCCACCTTCTGGTACTTCTTCCACTTCCTGGTCATCGTGCCGGTGCTGGGGAAGCTGGAACGGCCGCGGCCGCTGCCCGAAAGCATCAGTGCCGCCGTCACCCGACGCGGCGTCAAGACAGGGGGGGCTTCGTGA
- the petA gene encoding ubiquinol-cytochrome c reductase iron-sulfur subunit: MTDKATPASLGHPEDGSRRDFLLITTATVGAVGAALAAWPFIDSMNPAADVLALASTDVDLTPVQEGQRITVVWRGKPVFISHRTAKEIEEARAVKIETLPDPQPDEARAQKPEWLIMVGICTHLGCIPLGQKSGDLRGDFGGWFCPCHGSVYDTAGRIRKGPAPTNLEVPPYTFGDDNTIRIG, from the coding sequence ATGACCGACAAGGCCACTCCGGCTTCCCTCGGCCATCCCGAGGATGGTTCCCGACGCGACTTCCTTCTGATCACCACGGCCACGGTCGGCGCCGTCGGCGCCGCCCTGGCGGCCTGGCCCTTCATCGATTCCATGAACCCGGCGGCCGATGTCCTGGCCCTGGCGTCAACCGACGTCGATCTCACGCCCGTTCAGGAAGGCCAACGGATCACCGTGGTATGGCGCGGCAAGCCGGTGTTCATCAGCCATCGCACGGCCAAGGAGATCGAGGAGGCCCGCGCGGTGAAGATCGAAACCCTGCCCGATCCGCAGCCCGACGAAGCGCGGGCGCAGAAGCCGGAATGGCTGATCATGGTCGGCATCTGCACGCACCTGGGGTGCATCCCGCTGGGCCAGAAGTCGGGCGATCTCAGGGGCGATTTCGGCGGCTGGTTCTGCCCCTGCCACGGCTCGGTCTACGACACCGCCGGGCGCATCCGCAAGGGGCCGGCGCCGACCAACCTGGAAGTGCCGCCCTACACGTTCGGCGACGACAACACCATCCGGATCGGTTGA
- a CDS encoding ArsR/SmtB family transcription factor: protein MPDDQVVEIAEVFRLLGDPTRLRVVLACLTEARAVGDIADALEVSPSLVSHHLRLLRAARLVRAERHGREVHYTAADEHVRCILVDMIDHVREPETETV from the coding sequence GTGCCCGATGATCAGGTGGTCGAAATCGCCGAGGTCTTCCGCCTGCTGGGCGATCCCACCCGGTTGCGCGTCGTCCTGGCCTGCCTCACCGAGGCGCGCGCCGTCGGCGACATCGCCGACGCCCTGGAGGTCTCGCCCTCGCTGGTCAGCCATCACCTGCGGCTGCTGCGCGCCGCCCGCCTGGTGCGGGCCGAACGGCACGGCCGCGAGGTCCACTACACCGCCGCCGACGAGCACGTGCGCTGCATCCTCGTCGACATGATCGACCACGTCCGCGAACCGGAAACGGAGACCGTCTGA
- a CDS encoding cation transporter → MACSCHCEIDNSAAVGAYRRVLWIVIAINATMFVVELTGGLIAGSVSLQADALDFLGDSLTYGISLAVLAMSLRWRAGAALVKGASMGLFGVWVIGTSAYHVLYPGLPSAPIMGGIGTAALIANVTSALLLYRHRQGDANMRSVWLCSRNDAISNIAVIIAASGVWATATAWPDLIVGAIMAILAMSSSYQVIRQARAEWGLAAA, encoded by the coding sequence ATGGCCTGCTCGTGTCATTGCGAGATCGACAACTCGGCCGCCGTCGGCGCCTACCGCCGGGTGCTGTGGATCGTCATCGCCATCAACGCCACCATGTTCGTCGTCGAGCTGACGGGCGGCCTGATCGCCGGCTCGGTGTCGTTGCAGGCCGACGCGCTCGACTTCCTGGGGGATTCCCTGACCTACGGGATCAGCCTCGCGGTGCTCGCCATGAGTCTGCGCTGGCGGGCCGGCGCCGCCCTCGTCAAGGGCGCCTCGATGGGCCTGTTTGGCGTCTGGGTGATCGGCACCTCGGCCTACCATGTCCTCTATCCCGGCCTGCCCAGCGCGCCGATCATGGGCGGCATCGGCACCGCCGCGCTGATCGCCAACGTGACCAGCGCGCTGCTGCTCTACCGCCACCGCCAGGGCGACGCCAACATGCGCTCGGTGTGGCTGTGCAGCCGCAACGACGCCATCTCCAACATCGCCGTCATCATCGCCGCCAGCGGCGTGTGGGCAACCGCCACCGCCTGGCCCGACCTCATCGTCGGCGCCATCATGGCGATCCTGGCGATGAGTTCCTCCTATCAGGTGATCCGCCAGGCCAGGGCCGAATGGGGGCTCGCGGCAGCATAG
- a CDS encoding tRNA (cytidine(34)-2'-O)-methyltransferase — protein MRLALFEPDIPQNAGTMIRTAVCLGVPVDLIEPCGFVWGDRHFRRAGMDYLERAGITRHESWETFLAASRAAHRRLVLLTTKGTVRHIDFRFGPDDVLIVGRESAGAPEAVHAAADARLVVPMAAGERSLNVAVTAALVLGEALRQTGGFGGDA, from the coding sequence ATGCGTTTGGCCCTTTTCGAACCCGACATTCCGCAGAACGCCGGCACCATGATCCGCACCGCGGTGTGCCTCGGCGTGCCGGTCGACCTTATCGAGCCGTGCGGCTTCGTGTGGGGGGACCGCCATTTCCGCCGCGCCGGCATGGACTACCTGGAGCGTGCCGGGATCACCCGCCATGAATCGTGGGAGACCTTCCTGGCGGCCAGCCGCGCGGCCCATCGCCGGTTGGTGCTGCTGACGACCAAGGGCACCGTTCGCCATATCGATTTCCGCTTTGGGCCCGACGACGTGCTGATCGTCGGGCGCGAGAGCGCCGGCGCGCCGGAGGCCGTGCACGCCGCCGCCGACGCCCGTCTCGTCGTCCCGATGGCGGCGGGCGAGCGCTCGCTCAACGTGGCGGTGACTGCCGCCCTGGTCCTGGGCGAGGCTTTGCGCCAGACCGGCGGCTTCGGAGGGGATGCCTGA
- the hemF gene encoding oxygen-dependent coproporphyrinogen oxidase, which translates to MERFTAEHKRRAAIWFKRLRDDICAALEALEDEFADAPPYDTAPPGRFERTRWAREIEEGGRAHGGGGVMGLLRGQVFEKAGVNVSLVHGTFSEEFRQRMPGAAEDPRFWASGVSVVIHPRSPKVPAVHMNTRMIVTTRGWFGGGADMTPVVEVPADTADFHAALATACDGYRAGAYADYKKWCDEYFFLPHRGETRGVGGIFYDTLDSGDWERDFAFTQAVGRAFLGIYPEIVRRHAAEPWSEEDRRRQLVKRGRYVEFNLLYDRGTLFGLKTGGNVEAILMSLPPMTAWP; encoded by the coding sequence ATGGAGCGCTTCACCGCAGAGCACAAGCGGCGGGCCGCCATCTGGTTCAAGCGGTTGCGCGACGATATTTGCGCGGCGCTCGAGGCGCTCGAGGACGAATTCGCCGATGCGCCCCCCTATGACACCGCCCCGCCCGGCCGCTTCGAGCGCACCCGCTGGGCGCGCGAGATCGAGGAAGGCGGCCGGGCCCACGGCGGCGGCGGCGTGATGGGGCTTCTGCGCGGACAGGTATTCGAGAAGGCCGGGGTCAACGTCTCGCTGGTCCACGGCACCTTCTCCGAGGAGTTCCGCCAGCGCATGCCGGGCGCCGCCGAGGACCCCCGTTTCTGGGCCTCCGGCGTTTCGGTGGTCATCCATCCGCGCTCGCCCAAGGTGCCGGCGGTGCACATGAACACCCGCATGATCGTCACCACCCGGGGATGGTTCGGCGGCGGCGCCGACATGACGCCGGTCGTCGAGGTCCCCGCCGACACCGCCGACTTCCACGCGGCACTGGCCACCGCCTGCGACGGCTATCGGGCCGGCGCCTACGCCGACTACAAAAAATGGTGCGACGAGTACTTCTTCCTGCCCCATCGCGGCGAAACCCGGGGCGTCGGCGGCATCTTCTATGACACCCTGGATTCCGGAGACTGGGAGCGGGACTTCGCCTTCACCCAGGCGGTGGGGCGCGCCTTCCTTGGCATCTATCCCGAAATCGTGCGCCGCCACGCCGCCGAGCCGTGGAGCGAGGAAGACCGCCGCCGCCAGTTGGTCAAGCGCGGCCGCTATGTCGAGTTCAACCTGCTCTACGACCGTGGCACGCTCTTTGGCCTCAAGACCGGCGGCAACGTCGAAGCCATCCTGATGAGCCTGCCGCCGATGACGGCGTGGCCGTAG
- a CDS encoding CCA tRNA nucleotidyltransferase, with amino-acid sequence MQPTGKIAPQPWMTAPETRAVMAALTARGADVRFVGGCVRDAVLKRPVKDVDIATPDPPATVTALLEAAGIKVIPTGIAHGTVTAMIGAAKFEITTLRLDLATDGRHAKVAFTDNWIADAARRDFTFNALSCTSAGDIYDPFDGLADLGDGVVRFVGIPRERIEEDYLRLLRFFRMYATYGRPPPDAEALAACRQLAPGIARLSGERVRDEMFRILLAPNAADTAVLMHDTHVLEHVVPPPTDIGRLRMMTWLDSTALKLASVSPDALRRLAALLRTDANGAAVLAERLRLSRREAARLAALAAPAFELTPEAGTTALHRAVYHCGNETARDWVLLAWAGELAVAPRKGGGRNAAWAALLETAAGWPAPIFPLKGADAAALGVTPGPRLGELLKAVEAWWEAGDFTADRKACLARLRDLAG; translated from the coding sequence GTGCAACCGACCGGCAAGATCGCCCCGCAGCCCTGGATGACGGCGCCGGAAACGCGGGCCGTCATGGCCGCGCTGACCGCCCGGGGCGCCGACGTGCGCTTCGTCGGCGGCTGCGTGCGCGATGCCGTGCTCAAGCGGCCGGTCAAGGACGTCGACATCGCCACCCCCGACCCGCCGGCCACGGTGACGGCGCTGCTGGAGGCGGCCGGAATCAAGGTCATCCCCACCGGTATCGCCCACGGCACCGTCACCGCCATGATCGGCGCGGCCAAATTCGAGATCACCACGCTGCGCCTCGATCTCGCCACCGACGGGCGCCACGCCAAGGTGGCCTTCACCGATAACTGGATCGCCGACGCGGCGCGCCGCGATTTCACCTTCAACGCGCTGTCCTGCACATCGGCGGGCGACATCTACGATCCGTTCGACGGCCTGGCCGACCTCGGCGACGGCGTGGTGCGCTTCGTCGGCATCCCGCGCGAGCGCATCGAGGAAGACTACCTGCGGCTGCTGCGCTTCTTTCGCATGTACGCCACCTACGGCCGGCCGCCGCCCGACGCCGAGGCGCTGGCCGCCTGCCGGCAACTGGCTCCCGGCATCGCCAGGCTGTCGGGCGAGCGGGTGCGAGACGAGATGTTCCGCATCCTGCTGGCCCCCAACGCGGCCGATACCGCGGTGCTCATGCACGACACCCACGTGCTCGAACACGTCGTGCCGCCGCCCACCGACATCGGCCGCCTGCGCATGATGACCTGGCTCGATTCGACCGCGCTCAAGCTGGCAAGCGTCAGCCCCGACGCGCTGCGCCGCCTGGCCGCCCTGCTCCGCACCGATGCCAATGGCGCCGCCGTCCTGGCCGAACGCCTGCGGCTTTCCCGGCGCGAGGCGGCGCGGCTGGCCGCCCTCGCGGCCCCGGCCTTCGAACTGACGCCGGAGGCGGGTACTACGGCGCTGCACCGCGCCGTCTATCATTGCGGCAACGAAACGGCTCGCGACTGGGTGTTGCTGGCGTGGGCCGGCGAGCTGGCCGTGGCGCCGCGCAAAGGCGGCGGGCGCAACGCCGCCTGGGCCGCCCTGCTGGAAACGGCGGCCGGCTGGCCGGCGCCGATCTTTCCGCTCAAGGGCGCCGACGCCGCCGCCCTCGGCGTCACCCCGGGGCCGCGCCTCGGCGAACTGCTGAAGGCGGTCGAGGCGTGGTGGGAAGCCGGCGACTTCACGGCCGATCGCAAGGCCTGCCTAGCCCGCCTGCGCGATTTGGCCGGTTAG
- a CDS encoding glycosyltransferase family 2 protein, with product MMPGLQALHAAVGTAAVAVGLAIIAAGALQNLLYLVQFTISFVALRARPPVPDRREVWLQLSDSTIPISLLVPAFNEQATVVENIRSLLALTYPNFEIIVINDGSTDRTLGEMIGAFDLRPAARAFEEAVPHRPIRNIYRSSRHPQLMVVDKENGGKADALNAGINLARMPLVCAMDADSLLENDSLLRAVQPFADDPIQVLAVGGTIRVVNGCTVRAGQVVEVGLPGEPLALFQIVEYLRAFLMARLAWSRLNALMVISGAFGIFKRSAVVAVGGYSLGTVGEDIDLIVKIHRLIHERGINGEVRFVADPVCWTEVPVTLRQLGRQRRRWQRGALETFFTHFRMLGNPRYGAAGLVGFPYLFLADVLGPPLEVLGYLLIPLLWGTGLLGVEYLLAFLALTFVFGVCVSVGALILEELQLHRYPRPRDLALLTLVAVAENFGYRQINNLWRIAGYWQFLRGAKGWGLMERRGFGKGEGRRLP from the coding sequence ATGATGCCTGGCCTTCAGGCGCTGCATGCAGCGGTTGGCACGGCGGCCGTCGCCGTTGGCCTCGCCATCATTGCCGCAGGCGCGCTTCAGAACCTTCTGTACCTCGTGCAGTTCACCATTTCCTTCGTTGCCCTTCGCGCGCGTCCGCCCGTTCCCGATCGGCGCGAAGTATGGCTGCAACTCAGCGATTCGACCATTCCCATCTCGCTGTTGGTTCCCGCCTTCAACGAACAAGCGACGGTGGTCGAGAACATTCGCTCCCTGCTCGCCCTTACCTATCCCAACTTCGAGATCATCGTGATCAATGACGGTTCGACCGATCGCACGCTCGGCGAAATGATCGGAGCGTTCGATTTGCGTCCCGCGGCCCGCGCGTTCGAGGAGGCGGTGCCTCACCGGCCGATCCGCAACATCTACAGGTCGTCCCGCCATCCCCAATTGATGGTCGTCGACAAGGAGAACGGCGGCAAGGCCGATGCCTTGAATGCCGGCATCAACCTGGCGCGCATGCCTCTCGTATGCGCCATGGACGCCGATTCACTGCTGGAGAACGACTCGCTCCTGCGGGCTGTCCAGCCGTTCGCAGACGATCCCATCCAAGTCCTGGCGGTGGGCGGCACCATCCGCGTTGTCAACGGCTGCACCGTGCGGGCCGGGCAGGTGGTCGAAGTGGGGCTGCCCGGCGAGCCGCTCGCCCTCTTCCAAATTGTCGAATACCTGCGGGCCTTCCTGATGGCGCGGCTGGCCTGGAGTCGCCTTAACGCTCTCATGGTGATTTCCGGCGCCTTCGGCATTTTCAAGCGGAGCGCGGTGGTTGCCGTCGGCGGCTACAGCCTCGGCACGGTCGGCGAGGACATCGACCTCATCGTCAAGATCCATCGCCTGATTCATGAACGGGGCATCAACGGCGAAGTCCGCTTCGTGGCCGACCCGGTGTGCTGGACCGAGGTGCCAGTCACACTGCGGCAACTTGGCCGCCAGCGCCGTCGCTGGCAGCGCGGCGCGCTGGAAACCTTCTTCACGCATTTCCGTATGCTGGGCAATCCCCGCTACGGGGCGGCGGGCTTGGTCGGGTTCCCCTATCTCTTTCTCGCCGACGTCCTGGGACCGCCGCTGGAGGTCCTGGGTTACTTGCTGATTCCGCTGCTTTGGGGGACGGGGCTCCTCGGCGTGGAGTACCTACTGGCTTTCCTGGCCCTGACTTTCGTCTTCGGTGTCTGCGTCAGCGTTGGAGCGCTGATCCTCGAGGAACTCCAGTTGCACCGCTATCCGCGCCCCCGCGATCTTGCCTTGCTGACCCTGGTGGCGGTGGCCGAGAACTTTGGCTATCGCCAGATCAACAATCTGTGGCGAATCGCCGGTTACTGGCAGTTCCTGCGCGGTGCCAAGGGTTGGGGGTTGATGGAGCGGCGGGGTTTCGGCAAGGGCGAGGGCCGCCGCCTGCCTTGA
- a CDS encoding HEAT repeat domain-containing protein, whose protein sequence is MLLWLIWFASLALAAASLGTMLVLIIRRLVIDRWARLRKARQKALRGLVFEYLEDPQEGRDLIDHLTEDDRNDIRDMLEDLARLVRGPARDNLLRMVNELGGCKFFLDVLGSGSGERHPRAGAVAVNWFLPPGWGNEEHRLRAVAALALFDDPQAIEALTAALGDRSPRVRLAATQALVDAGAEQSLRALIEPLDIGGAIHSRAMREIFRDLAPRRTAEMLDLLTAKVPDTVKVLALYGLAGTRDPTLLPAIIVLAASSAVDVRAEAMRALALIGHPGAATTVLAGLADESWVVRAQAAICAGTIGLADAVPALVSLLADGEWWVRFRAARALAQIGGEGLRTLERLAAEPGSAREIVTAVLAEAEAA, encoded by the coding sequence ATGCTGCTTTGGCTCATCTGGTTCGCTTCCCTGGCTCTGGCAGCGGCATCCCTGGGAACGATGTTGGTCCTGATTATCCGGCGCCTCGTCATCGACCGGTGGGCCCGTCTTCGCAAGGCCCGTCAGAAGGCGCTGCGCGGCTTGGTTTTCGAGTATCTGGAGGACCCCCAGGAAGGCAGGGATCTGATCGATCATCTGACGGAAGACGACCGGAACGACATCCGCGACATGCTCGAGGATCTGGCGCGCTTGGTCCGGGGCCCGGCGCGCGACAACCTTCTCCGCATGGTCAACGAATTGGGTGGCTGCAAATTTTTCTTGGACGTTCTGGGAAGCGGCAGCGGCGAGCGACATCCTCGTGCCGGGGCCGTCGCGGTCAATTGGTTCCTCCCTCCCGGTTGGGGAAACGAGGAGCATCGCCTGCGCGCCGTCGCCGCGCTGGCGCTGTTTGACGACCCGCAGGCGATTGAAGCATTGACAGCGGCACTTGGCGATCGTTCGCCGCGGGTTCGGCTTGCCGCGACGCAGGCGCTGGTCGATGCGGGGGCGGAGCAATCATTACGGGCCCTTATCGAGCCCCTCGACATCGGCGGTGCCATTCACTCGCGGGCCATGCGCGAGATCTTCCGCGACCTGGCTCCCCGACGCACCGCGGAGATGCTGGACCTTCTCACTGCCAAGGTCCCTGACACGGTAAAGGTGCTCGCCCTTTACGGCCTGGCCGGCACACGGGACCCCACCTTGCTGCCCGCCATCATCGTTCTGGCGGCGTCTTCGGCGGTCGACGTGCGGGCTGAGGCCATGCGGGCGCTGGCGCTGATCGGCCACCCTGGCGCAGCCACGACCGTTCTGGCCGGGCTTGCGGACGAATCTTGGGTGGTGCGGGCCCAGGCTGCCATCTGCGCCGGCACCATCGGACTTGCGGACGCGGTGCCGGCGCTCGTCTCGTTGCTGGCCGACGGGGAATGGTGGGTGCGTTTCCGTGCCGCCCGCGCTCTGGCTCAGATCGGTGGGGAAGGACTACGCACCCTCGAACGGCTTGCCGCCGAACCCGGTTCGGCCCGGGAAATCGTGACGGCAGTGCTGGCCGAGGCGGAGGCCGCATGA
- a CDS encoding YaiO family outer membrane beta-barrel protein — MRIGQTRLGVLFGALALLVLTGVGALAADFETLMRDALVARSAGNYAAAEAGLKAALEIRPHDPAALLHLGLVQGYQGRHAEALATVRRGLVLAPGDFDLRLAAARIEGWMGRHDEAAADVEDLLGDFPGNVDVLNLQGRLALYRGDATAATAAFTKVLRLAPGNEEASKGMADAEAAQSAMAHRGRIALGYSHSTFSRSGNRDWREVEADGSFDVDDDTRLLGGVQVSRRFGQTDTYLRGGVEQRVGPDLRVRLQVGATPDADFLARWTAEAGATLRLWAGGAVIGPTEALADIRHSHYATGDVRTVNPGLQQYLFDGRVWLTGRWLNSFDAEAGNKRAAGWSLRADWQVLDSLRLFGGSAVAPETELGTTVETRSSFGGIVFGLTPDVDLTVSYSHDNRKNTYIRDVVSATVGYRF, encoded by the coding sequence GTGAGGATCGGGCAAACCCGCCTTGGCGTCCTTTTCGGGGCACTGGCGCTGCTCGTTCTGACCGGGGTCGGGGCATTGGCGGCCGATTTCGAGACGCTGATGCGGGATGCGCTGGTGGCCCGCTCGGCGGGCAACTACGCCGCCGCCGAAGCAGGGTTGAAGGCAGCGTTGGAAATACGGCCGCATGATCCGGCCGCCCTTTTGCACCTTGGCCTCGTCCAGGGCTACCAAGGGCGCCACGCCGAGGCGCTGGCCACGGTGCGGCGTGGCCTGGTCCTGGCGCCTGGCGATTTCGATCTCCGTCTGGCGGCAGCCCGCATCGAAGGGTGGATGGGCCGCCATGACGAGGCGGCGGCCGATGTCGAGGATCTGCTTGGCGACTTCCCCGGCAACGTCGACGTTCTCAACCTTCAAGGCCGCCTGGCCCTATACCGGGGCGACGCCACGGCCGCCACGGCCGCGTTCACCAAGGTTCTTCGTCTCGCTCCCGGCAATGAGGAAGCCAGCAAGGGGATGGCCGACGCCGAGGCTGCGCAGTCGGCCATGGCCCACCGCGGACGCATCGCGCTCGGCTATTCGCACAGCACGTTTTCGCGCAGCGGCAACCGGGATTGGCGCGAGGTCGAGGCCGACGGCTCGTTCGATGTCGATGACGATACCCGCCTGCTGGGCGGAGTGCAGGTCAGCCGCCGTTTCGGGCAGACGGACACCTATCTGCGGGGAGGCGTCGAGCAGCGCGTGGGGCCGGATCTCCGCGTCCGCCTGCAGGTGGGGGCGACCCCGGATGCCGACTTCCTGGCCCGCTGGACTGCCGAGGCCGGCGCCACCCTGAGGCTCTGGGCGGGGGGGGCTGTGATCGGGCCGACAGAGGCCCTCGCCGATATCAGGCACAGCCATTACGCAACCGGCGATGTTCGGACCGTCAACCCGGGACTTCAGCAATACCTGTTCGATGGGCGGGTCTGGCTGACCGGGCGCTGGCTCAACAGCTTCGACGCCGAGGCGGGCAACAAGCGCGCGGCGGGGTGGTCGCTGCGGGCCGATTGGCAGGTGCTGGACAGCCTGCGGTTGTTTGGCGGCAGTGCCGTGGCGCCGGAGACCGAACTCGGCACCACCGTGGAAACCCGTTCGAGTTTCGGCGGCATCGTGTTCGGCCTGACGCCTGACGTCGACCTGACGGTCTCCTACAGCCACGACAATCGCAAGAACACCTATATCCGCGACGTGGTTTCCGCCACCGTCGGCTATCGCTTCTGA
- a CDS encoding response regulator transcription factor — MQKTFQGRRVLVAEDDDLIADLIGHKLRLKKFEVEIVADGAEAWERIRTGRPHVVILDGMLPGLDGLEVLRRMREDPTLATIPVVMLTARRRGQDIVNALALGASDYLVKPFMPEELLARVERLLTGAPSS; from the coding sequence ATGCAGAAAACATTCCAGGGGCGGCGCGTGCTGGTCGCGGAGGACGACGACCTTATTGCCGATCTGATCGGGCACAAGCTGCGTCTCAAGAAATTCGAGGTCGAGATCGTCGCCGATGGTGCCGAGGCGTGGGAACGCATCCGGACCGGGCGGCCGCACGTAGTCATCCTCGATGGCATGCTGCCGGGCCTGGACGGGCTTGAGGTGCTGCGCCGCATGCGCGAAGACCCGACCCTCGCCACCATTCCCGTTGTCATGCTGACGGCCCGGCGGCGGGGACAGGACATCGTCAATGCGCTCGCACTCGGTGCTTCCGATTACCTGGTGAAGCCCTTCATGCCCGAGGAATTGCTGGCCCGAGTCGAACGGCTGCTGACCGGAGCACCATCTTCGTGA
- a CDS encoding DUF6111 family protein has product MIRILFQYLFPLILPVAVYLVWTWIARKHRRTAEEPPLWYEGPWFWLIVAGFFLMLAVLGISALTGGGSPEGTYVPPRTENGRIVPGYVE; this is encoded by the coding sequence ATGATCCGCATCCTGTTTCAATATCTGTTTCCGCTGATCCTACCGGTCGCCGTCTACCTGGTGTGGACGTGGATCGCCCGTAAGCACCGGCGGACGGCCGAGGAGCCGCCGCTGTGGTACGAGGGGCCGTGGTTCTGGCTGATCGTCGCCGGCTTCTTCCTGATGCTGGCGGTGCTGGGGATCTCGGCGCTGACCGGCGGCGGTTCGCCCGAGGGCACGTACGTGCCGCCCCGCACCGAGAACGGCCGCATCGTGCCGGGATACGTCGAGTAG
- a CDS encoding CoA pyrophosphatase, with the protein MRRRRFVEEFHASAGGNGGAARLHGDSDLNPDMVARRALVPAAVLVPVIDRKDALTVLFTRRTDDLPEHAGQICFPGGRIEPDDASPEDAALRETEEEIGLDRRHIEVLGRLDDYMTGSGFSITPVVGVVAPPFTLTPQVREVAEAFEVPLAFLLDPANHQRHERIIAGRDRHFYAMPYEGYFIWGATAGMLINLYQRLNRR; encoded by the coding sequence ATGAGGCGCCGGCGGTTCGTCGAGGAATTCCACGCGAGCGCGGGGGGCAACGGCGGCGCGGCCCGGCTGCATGGCGATTCCGATCTCAACCCGGACATGGTGGCCCGCCGGGCGCTGGTGCCGGCCGCCGTCCTGGTGCCGGTGATCGACCGCAAGGACGCCCTGACCGTGCTGTTCACCCGGCGCACCGACGACCTGCCCGAGCACGCCGGCCAGATCTGCTTTCCCGGCGGCCGCATCGAGCCCGACGACGCCAGCCCCGAGGACGCGGCGCTGCGCGAAACGGAAGAGGAGATCGGCCTCGATCGCCGCCACATCGAGGTGCTGGGCCGCCTCGACGACTACATGACCGGCAGCGGCTTTTCCATCACCCCGGTGGTCGGCGTCGTCGCCCCGCCGTTCACGCTGACGCCGCAAGTCCGCGAAGTGGCGGAAGCCTTCGAGGTGCCATTGGCCTTCCTGCTCGATCCCGCCAACCACCAGCGGCACGAGCGCATCATCGCCGGCCGCGATCGCCATTTCTACGCCATGCCCTACGAGGGATACTTCATTTGGGGCGCCACTGCCGGTATGCTGATCAATCTGTACCAACGGCTGAATCGCCGATGA